Proteins from one Mycobacterium sp. EPa45 genomic window:
- a CDS encoding TauD/TfdA family dioxygenase, with the protein MAPTRTQLDVVDVAPRIGSEIRTDLETLLSGREATAIRATLEQRGVVFFRGLEIGDDEQVAIARTLGNLVQNEGADGIYKISLDDTVNERAKYLKGSLFWHFDGSLQPYPNLATLLRAITLADTGGDTEFCNTYAAYEDLPLSTKELIADLRVVHSAERSQYYVTPEMSHEEVAFWQKSPTKACPIVWTHRSGRKSLLLGATADYIIGYSVEESRALLAYLRDWATQPQYVYRHRWQVGDLLIWDNTGTMHRALPYAVDSGRLMHRTILAGEEPLE; encoded by the coding sequence ATGGCACCTACCCGGACACAGCTCGACGTCGTCGATGTCGCTCCGCGAATCGGTAGTGAAATCAGAACCGATCTCGAGACGCTGCTGAGCGGCCGCGAGGCCACGGCCATACGCGCGACGCTCGAGCAGCGTGGCGTGGTGTTCTTCCGCGGCCTGGAGATCGGCGACGACGAGCAGGTCGCCATCGCCAGGACGTTAGGCAACCTCGTGCAGAACGAGGGCGCCGACGGCATCTACAAGATCTCACTCGATGACACGGTGAATGAACGCGCCAAATACCTGAAGGGCTCGCTGTTCTGGCATTTCGACGGTTCATTGCAGCCCTACCCGAATCTGGCAACCCTGTTGCGGGCGATCACGCTGGCCGACACCGGCGGCGACACCGAATTCTGCAACACCTACGCGGCCTACGAGGATCTGCCGCTCAGTACCAAAGAACTCATCGCGGATCTGCGGGTGGTGCACAGTGCCGAGCGGTCGCAGTACTACGTGACCCCCGAGATGAGCCACGAGGAGGTCGCGTTCTGGCAGAAGTCGCCGACGAAGGCATGCCCGATCGTGTGGACACATCGATCCGGTCGTAAGTCGCTGCTGCTGGGCGCGACCGCTGACTACATCATCGGATACTCCGTCGAAGAGAGCCGGGCTTTGCTTGCCTACCTTCGCGATTGGGCCACCCAGCCGCAGTACGTATACCGCCATCGGTGGCAGGTCGGCGACCTGCTCATCTGGGACAACACCGGCACGATGCACCGGGCACTGCCCTACGCCGTCGACAGCGGTCGGCTCATGCACCGCACGATCCTCGCCGGTGAAGAGCCGCTGGAGTGA
- a CDS encoding TIGR03619 family F420-dependent LLM class oxidoreductase, with protein MKLGIATPVVTNVAGAELTWEKDATIEHIGRVAETADRLGYHHMTCSEHIGLPAAETARRGARYWDPLATFGYVSARTSQIKFATMTLVLGYHHPLAIVKRYGTLDHVSNGRVILGLGVGSLKEEFDLLGAPFDDRGARGDDALRALRAALPSNQPTYDGEFYSFGGLTVDPCALQPRVPLWVGGRTKRSLRRAVTLADGWCPFYVDVETAARWLQSFDLPADFEVVMPAEQPLDPAREPQATLDTLERMAAGGTTTVSARFVHHSLEHYLEQLHALAELNT; from the coding sequence GTGAAACTAGGCATTGCCACCCCCGTCGTCACCAACGTCGCAGGCGCCGAGTTGACGTGGGAAAAAGATGCCACCATCGAGCACATCGGCCGCGTTGCCGAAACCGCCGACCGGCTCGGGTACCACCACATGACCTGCAGCGAGCACATCGGACTACCCGCGGCCGAGACCGCCCGCCGGGGCGCCCGATACTGGGATCCGCTGGCTACGTTCGGATATGTATCGGCACGCACAAGCCAGATCAAGTTCGCCACCATGACCCTGGTGCTCGGCTACCACCACCCCCTGGCGATCGTAAAGCGTTACGGCACTCTGGATCACGTCAGCAATGGTCGGGTGATCCTCGGACTCGGCGTCGGCTCACTGAAGGAGGAGTTCGACCTCCTCGGCGCCCCGTTCGATGATCGCGGCGCCCGCGGCGACGACGCCTTGCGGGCGCTGCGGGCAGCGCTGCCAAGCAACCAGCCGACCTACGACGGTGAGTTCTACTCGTTCGGAGGGCTCACTGTCGATCCGTGCGCGCTGCAGCCCCGTGTGCCGCTGTGGGTCGGCGGTCGGACCAAACGCTCACTGCGCCGGGCGGTCACGCTCGCCGACGGCTGGTGTCCGTTCTACGTCGACGTCGAGACCGCCGCGCGGTGGTTGCAAAGTTTTGATTTACCAGCCGATTTCGAGGTGGTCATGCCTGCAGAACAACCCCTCGACCCGGCGCGGGAGCCGCAGGCGACCCTGGACACTTTGGAACGCATGGCCGCGGGAGGGACCACGACGGTCTCGGCCCGGTTCGTCCATCATTCACTCGAGCACTACCTCGAACAGCTGCATGCGCTGGCCGAGCTGAACACGTGA
- a CDS encoding TetR/AcrR family transcriptional regulator — MQRSRQRIAQQGRQMMDAALTLIAVKGDEFTTQELAAEAGVALQTFYRYFASKDELLLAVIGDAMREACERWAEEAAKLPDPLARLRYYITATLERLDGDGTDVATSRFIVSTHWRLHRLFPKELADAEKPFVDLLRAEVQAATAAGQLNPSDAEWDSWFVTELVRSVYHYYSFAAHPEGELDVVKERLWRFCLTALGGTAS; from the coding sequence GTGCAACGGTCACGGCAGCGGATCGCTCAGCAGGGTCGCCAGATGATGGACGCCGCTCTGACGCTGATCGCGGTCAAGGGTGACGAATTCACCACTCAGGAGCTGGCCGCGGAAGCCGGAGTGGCGCTGCAGACGTTCTACCGCTATTTCGCCAGCAAGGACGAACTGCTGCTCGCCGTGATCGGCGACGCCATGCGTGAGGCCTGCGAGCGCTGGGCTGAAGAGGCGGCGAAACTGCCCGACCCGCTGGCGCGGCTGCGCTATTACATCACCGCGACGCTGGAACGCCTCGACGGCGACGGCACGGACGTCGCGACCAGCCGGTTCATCGTCTCCACCCATTGGCGCCTGCATCGGCTGTTCCCCAAAGAGCTCGCCGACGCCGAGAAGCCGTTCGTCGACCTGCTGCGTGCCGAGGTGCAGGCCGCCACGGCCGCGGGCCAGCTGAATCCGTCTGACGCAGAATGGGATTCATGGTTCGTCACCGAACTTGTCCGGTCGGTGTATCACTACTACTCGTTCGCGGCGCATCCCGAGGGTGAGCTCGACGTGGTCAAGGAGCGGCTGTGGCGCTTCTGCCTGACCGCTCTCGGCGGCACCGCGTCCTGA
- a CDS encoding SRPBCC family protein: MSTEALVTKPASGHWTDAYPELGRGPVSLEDCVSEEFYHKEREHIFKKTWLYMGRVEQVPKSGSYFTRELRFLNTSIIIVRGKDGVIRAMHNVCPHRGNKMLWDDDPFREVQGRAPLLYCRFHGWRYHLDGSLHSVTRKDLLLDFDADSCRVPAIQCDVWEGFIFVNLNPDNTESVRDYLGELAHGIEGYPFAGPHQVYRFNAELQCNWKIFLDGFAESYHGPYLHASSFGAVTAEAREAFDQPNPFTDALSYRLSGPHRTYSFAGEPSQKTPYSKPIECVMEASAAGPWNKRADRGPMPPGLNPTRSEKYGFDSYQFFPNFILIFGASGYTIHTHWPTGPHSHIFETEMYYQPPRTHKERLGQELTVTFLNDIILEDASPSEGLQAMLNSGAITHFTMNDEEILLRHLHKVVADYVAAGEGA, encoded by the coding sequence ATGAGTACAGAAGCCCTGGTCACGAAGCCGGCAAGTGGGCATTGGACCGATGCGTATCCGGAGCTGGGCCGGGGCCCGGTGTCTCTCGAGGACTGTGTGTCCGAGGAGTTTTATCACAAGGAACGCGAGCACATCTTCAAGAAGACCTGGCTGTACATGGGCCGCGTCGAGCAAGTCCCCAAGTCTGGCAGTTACTTCACCCGCGAGCTGAGGTTCCTCAACACTTCGATCATCATCGTGCGCGGCAAGGACGGCGTGATCCGTGCGATGCACAACGTGTGCCCGCACCGTGGCAACAAGATGTTGTGGGACGACGACCCGTTCCGAGAGGTGCAGGGTCGGGCGCCGTTGCTGTACTGCCGCTTCCACGGCTGGCGCTACCACCTCGATGGCTCGCTGCATTCCGTCACCCGTAAGGACCTGCTGCTCGACTTCGACGCCGACAGCTGCCGGGTGCCGGCGATTCAATGCGACGTGTGGGAAGGCTTCATCTTCGTCAATCTCAACCCCGACAACACCGAGTCGGTGCGCGACTACCTCGGCGAGCTGGCCCACGGCATCGAGGGGTATCCCTTCGCCGGGCCGCACCAGGTCTACCGATTCAACGCCGAGTTGCAGTGCAACTGGAAGATCTTCCTCGACGGCTTCGCCGAGAGTTACCACGGACCGTATCTCCATGCGTCGTCGTTCGGCGCGGTCACGGCGGAAGCCAGGGAGGCGTTCGACCAGCCCAATCCGTTCACCGATGCCCTGTCCTATCGGCTCAGCGGTCCGCACCGGACGTACTCGTTCGCCGGCGAACCCTCGCAGAAGACCCCGTACTCCAAGCCGATCGAATGCGTGATGGAAGCCAGCGCGGCGGGGCCGTGGAACAAACGCGCCGACCGGGGGCCGATGCCGCCCGGGCTCAATCCCACCCGCTCAGAGAAATACGGGTTCGACTCATACCAGTTCTTCCCCAATTTCATTCTCATCTTCGGTGCCTCCGGTTACACCATCCACACCCACTGGCCGACCGGGCCGCATTCGCACATCTTCGAAACCGAGATGTACTACCAGCCACCGCGGACCCACAAAGAGCGGTTGGGCCAGGAGCTCACGGTGACGTTCCTCAATGACATCATCCTGGAGGACGCCAGCCCATCCGAAGGTCTGCAGGCGATGCTCAACAGCGGTGCCATCACGCACTTCACGATGAACGACGAAGAGATTCTGCTGCGTCACCTGCACAAGGTGGTGGCCGATTACGTGGCGGCGGGGGAGGGGGCATGA